A genomic region of Parambassis ranga chromosome 7, fParRan2.1, whole genome shotgun sequence contains the following coding sequences:
- the LOC114438105 gene encoding delta-type opioid receptor, whose product METLEQQINSSDFGEMKEAGNSLIKAVVPILDGLILVTGLVGQTLVVIILTGRKKKASQPPHGTDTLLLALCAADLLLLLCLPFHTSAITLGFWPFGSFLCKAISFLGVACSAASAFTLSALAVTRYLTVVHPTWAYRSRMHKRIKMTVILLWVPASALAAPQFVFRTITMSSAVYCFAFLCDFSQLVYSIALFLFGFALPLGIIVLMYAKIYCFLRHARQLGNTPQLERYQSQVTHTSALLVVVFTLLWLPSYALMFSFIGGSLTSSPGYNTIAILARLLASSVAVVNPVLYGFMSQKFRRDLLELGRERWACCKSCVTGCPHVMSRDVVQPFELDTSSERGQN is encoded by the coding sequence ATGGAGACTTTGGAGCAgcaaataaacagcagtgactTTGGTGAAATGAAAGAGGCAGGCAATAGTTTGATTAAAGCCGTGGTGCCCATCCTGGATGGACTGATTCTCGTAACTGGCCTTGTGGGTCAAACACTGGTCGTCATCATCCTCACTGGCAGGAAGAAGAAAGCAAGCCAGCCCCCGCATGGTACAGACACCTTGCTGCTAGCCCTGTGTGCTGCCGACTTGCTCCTATTGCTCTGCCTGCCGTTTCACACCTCTGCAATCACCCTTGGCTTCTGGCCTTTTGGAAGCTTCCTGTGCAAAGCCATCAGCTTCCTGGGTGTGGCCTGCTCAGCAGCATCTGCATTTACCCTGTCAGCTTTGGCTGTGACGCGTTACCTTACAGTGGTACACCCAACCTGGGCCTACCGGTCCAGAATGCACAAACGCATTAAGATGACAGTAATCCTGCTCTGGGTCCCTGCTTCAGCTCTGGCAGCTCCACAGTTTGTCTTTCGCACTATCACCATGTCCAGCGCCGTGTACTGCTTTGCCTTCTTGTGTGACTTCAGCCAACTTGTCTACAGCATCGCCCTTTTCCTCTTCGGCTTTGCTCTCCCACTAGGAATTATTGTATTGATGTATGCCAAGATCTACTGTTTTCTTCGACATGCACGGCAGCTGGGGAACACACCCCAGCTGGAACGCTACCAGAGCCAAGTCACTCACACTTCAGCGCTCCTGGTGGTCGTCTTCACTCTGCTGTGGCTGCCTTCCTATGCTCTCATGTTCTCCTTTATTGGAGGAAGCCTGACAAGTTCACCTGGCTACAATACTATTGCCATCCTGGCCAGACTGCTGGCATCCTCAGTTGCAGTGGTAAACCCTGTACTGTATGGCTTTATGTCTCAGAAGTTTAGACGAGACTTACTAGAGCTAGGGCGAGAGCGCTGGGCATGCTGCAAAAGCTGCGTCACTGGTTGCCCTCATGTGATGAGCAGGGACGTGGTGCAGCCCTTTGAGCTGGATACAAGCTCAGAGAGAGGCCAAAACTGA